The following proteins are co-located in the Flectobacillus major DSM 103 genome:
- the rplI gene encoding 50S ribosomal protein L9, whose translation MEIILKTDIAGLGYKNDVVTVKPGYGRNYLIPQGFAVMATPSNKKILAENIKQIAHKVEKIKLDAQTLSDSIGDLTLDIAAKVGESGKIFGRVTSIQISEALKEKGFDVDRKKISLDSEVKFVGEYTATLDLHKDVKHKVKFNVIAD comes from the coding sequence ATGGAAATCATCTTAAAGACTGACATCGCAGGTCTTGGTTATAAAAACGACGTTGTTACGGTTAAGCCTGGTTACGGCCGTAACTATCTCATTCCGCAAGGTTTTGCGGTAATGGCAACTCCATCTAACAAGAAAATTCTTGCTGAGAATATCAAGCAAATTGCTCACAAAGTTGAGAAAATCAAGTTAGATGCTCAAACATTGTCAGACTCAATCGGAGACTTAACGCTTGACATCGCTGCTAAAGTAGGTGAAAGTGGTAAAATCTTTGGTCGTGTTACTAGCATCCAAATCTCTGAAGCTTTGAAAGAAAAAGGATTTGATGTTGACCGTAAGAAAATCTCTTTGGATTCTGAAGTGAAGTTTGTTGGTGAATACACTGCAACACTTGACCTTCACAAAGATGTAAAACACAAAGTGAAATTCAATGTAATTGCTGACTAG
- a CDS encoding T9SS type A sorting domain-containing protein: MFKRLLLLFCFASICQLAFAQISITSPVIRQVFQRDLSNKAVITIVGSYSQPIDTIQVRFTPVKVGMGTAVDWTVIKSNPTGGLFKGTVTVKGGWYVMEVRGLLRGALVGNISKIDRVGVGEVLVIAGQSNAGGSGQRAQNETAATDDRVNCANFMNDPAFGTPQSYILNYDPKNSSFVTKSTESFSIVEFSQLSKNVTVGPLGIGPYYWGKVGDALVSKLNVPVMFFNVGWGGASVRVWRESAENPTVGTPSDFQFDASNSNRYIPGYPYANLKAVLGYYGINLGVRAILWMEGETQNLLNLSTEAENTKLPVAQRKPLPVTEASYLDNLKRLIRKTRQDLGNDNLTWVVARTSYSGVLNCGSPTSTTPPKPSPVIVRAQNLAIGDQSFSPIFPGPFTDNIQVDKIGDRDQCVHFTGTGLDEVSTAWINTLTSPISASDPRNFFDLYEPIMADTIPTVDLSCISNQSLKLSLPAGYNAYQWVNSNFEIVGNTKDITVGSGTYFAKITKPNGNIISIPRVTVTANTPPQAPKITANANLNYCEGTTVGLTSTDGALYEWKANSTNLTLARTKTFNIGQNGTYSVRIIDQNGCLSPYSDGVTLVSKPRPVQPTISQLSSTEFCDGASTRLRSSTVGASGYLWSNGKNTQEIEINTAGLFSVQTIGSNGCLSQASQIVPTLVNPLPSTPTIRAITDTVFCEGTKARISVTPANANYVSFNWERNNRTTGENVSIIDVVATTLVRGYVVDAKGCASKPSNAIWAVKKANPVAPIIFRKGPYLLVARSGEAVDEYIWSASGKVLPVKDTLLRVTEEGLYTLMTKKQYSVRASTNPLVCYSPETSLITYYDPKLKDYAEATTFKFAEDKGLSIYPNPSSTGVFTIDTKYDLSGAVVRVYTLDGTEVFTSDKFVFSSSQVLDLNKGKSQLPSGTYLVQVDSPTFKLTKQIIITR; encoded by the coding sequence ATGTTTAAAAGATTATTACTGTTATTTTGCTTTGCCTCAATTTGTCAACTAGCATTTGCCCAAATTTCTATTACGTCGCCCGTTATCCGTCAGGTATTTCAGCGTGATTTGTCTAATAAAGCTGTTATTACTATTGTCGGTAGTTATTCGCAGCCTATCGATACCATTCAGGTGCGTTTTACTCCCGTAAAAGTAGGTATGGGTACAGCAGTAGACTGGACAGTTATTAAGTCAAACCCTACAGGAGGGCTTTTTAAAGGTACTGTAACAGTAAAAGGAGGATGGTACGTTATGGAAGTACGTGGCCTTCTTCGTGGTGCTTTGGTAGGCAATATCAGCAAAATCGACCGTGTGGGGGTTGGCGAAGTATTGGTGATTGCAGGGCAGTCAAATGCTGGTGGTAGTGGGCAACGTGCTCAAAATGAAACCGCCGCAACCGACGATAGAGTCAATTGTGCCAATTTTATGAATGATCCTGCTTTTGGAACACCACAGTCGTATATTTTAAATTATGACCCTAAAAATTCAAGTTTTGTAACTAAGTCTACCGAATCTTTTTCGATTGTAGAGTTTTCTCAGCTATCAAAAAATGTAACTGTTGGCCCATTGGGTATTGGCCCTTATTATTGGGGTAAGGTAGGTGACGCCTTGGTAAGTAAACTCAATGTACCAGTAATGTTTTTTAATGTAGGATGGGGTGGTGCATCGGTAAGAGTATGGCGTGAAAGTGCCGAAAACCCAACAGTAGGTACACCAAGTGATTTTCAGTTTGATGCAAGCAATTCTAATAGATACATTCCTGGGTATCCTTATGCCAACCTAAAAGCCGTGTTAGGATACTATGGAATCAATTTGGGTGTAAGAGCAATTTTGTGGATGGAGGGCGAAACCCAAAACTTATTGAACTTATCTACTGAAGCAGAGAATACCAAGTTACCTGTAGCTCAGCGTAAGCCTTTGCCAGTAACTGAAGCTAGCTATTTGGATAACCTAAAACGCCTTATCAGAAAAACACGCCAAGATTTAGGAAATGATAACCTTACTTGGGTTGTAGCAAGAACGTCTTATTCGGGAGTGTTGAACTGTGGAAGCCCTACAAGTACCACACCACCAAAGCCTTCGCCTGTTATTGTAAGAGCTCAGAACTTGGCTATTGGTGACCAATCATTCTCTCCAATCTTTCCAGGACCATTTACCGACAATATTCAAGTAGATAAAATTGGTGACAGAGATCAATGTGTACACTTTACAGGTACTGGCCTCGACGAAGTATCAACGGCTTGGATTAATACCCTCACTAGTCCAATTAGTGCTTCCGACCCACGCAACTTTTTTGATTTGTACGAACCTATCATGGCCGATACAATCCCTACTGTAGATTTGTCGTGTATTTCTAACCAAAGTTTGAAATTGAGCTTGCCCGCAGGATACAATGCTTACCAATGGGTTAATAGTAATTTTGAAATCGTAGGAAATACTAAAGATATTACGGTGGGTTCGGGTACATATTTTGCTAAAATAACGAAGCCAAATGGCAATATTATTTCTATTCCTAGAGTAACCGTTACGGCAAATACACCTCCACAAGCACCCAAAATTACAGCAAATGCTAATCTTAATTATTGTGAAGGAACAACGGTAGGTCTTACATCTACCGACGGTGCGTTGTATGAATGGAAAGCAAATAGTACAAACCTGACATTGGCTCGTACCAAAACTTTCAATATTGGTCAAAATGGTACTTATAGTGTAAGAATTATTGACCAGAATGGATGTTTGTCGCCCTATTCTGACGGAGTTACCTTAGTTTCTAAGCCTCGACCTGTCCAGCCTACTATTTCACAACTTAGTTCGACAGAGTTTTGTGATGGGGCAAGTACCAGACTGCGTTCATCGACTGTAGGAGCTAGTGGCTATTTGTGGAGTAATGGCAAAAATACCCAAGAAATTGAAATCAATACAGCAGGCTTATTTTCTGTTCAAACTATAGGATCAAATGGCTGTTTGTCACAAGCCTCACAGATTGTACCAACTTTGGTGAATCCACTTCCATCTACGCCAACAATTCGAGCAATTACTGATACTGTTTTTTGTGAAGGAACAAAAGCTCGTATTAGTGTAACGCCTGCTAATGCTAACTATGTAAGTTTTAACTGGGAACGTAATAACCGAACTACAGGCGAAAATGTTAGTATTATTGATGTTGTGGCTACAACCTTAGTACGTGGCTATGTTGTCGATGCCAAAGGGTGTGCCTCAAAGCCATCTAATGCTATCTGGGCGGTGAAAAAAGCTAATCCTGTAGCTCCTATTATTTTTAGAAAAGGGCCCTATCTGTTGGTTGCTCGTTCAGGCGAAGCTGTAGATGAATACATCTGGAGTGCTTCGGGCAAAGTATTGCCTGTAAAAGATACGTTATTGCGTGTAACAGAGGAAGGGCTGTATACCTTGATGACAAAAAAACAATATAGCGTAAGAGCATCCACCAATCCATTGGTATGTTATTCGCCAGAAACATCATTAATAACCTATTACGACCCTAAGCTGAAAGACTATGCTGAAGCAACGACTTTCAAATTTGCTGAAGACAAAGGCTTGTCTATTTATCCAAACCCATCTAGTACAGGAGTATTTACAATAGATACCAAGTATGATTTGTCGGGGGCGGTTGTTAGGGTATATACATTGGATGGCACAGAAGTATTTACGTCTGACAAATTTGTGTTTTCATCATCGCAAGTATTGGATTTGAATAAAGGGAAAAGCCAGTTGCCTTCAGGTACATATTTAGTCCAAGTAGATTCTCCAACATTTAAGCTGACTAAACAAATTATTATTACTCGATAA